The Nicotiana sylvestris chromosome 6, ASM39365v2, whole genome shotgun sequence genomic sequence AAGTCATGTTCCTGAAGACTTTTGTAGGCCTGGCATAATAGGCTGCCACGGTTGGAATTAGTGGCCGCGATTGGCATGGTACCTCAGGCCTTCGTTGGATACCATATTCTATAATTTTCTGCGGTTCTCTATTATATCTGAATTTGTTCGTTATGATTGTTGGCTCGCATAGCGATTTGGTGTTAGGTTCCATCACGAATTTGGTGAAAATTTAGGTCGTCATATTTCCGTGCAGTGTATAAATATATGTgtaaaaaatcattaaaattgtaaataaaaaaaaaactcctTCCATATATTTCCTTTTCAAtccgtttcaaaaagaatgatagctttctaaatttaaaaataatttaatttaaatttactATACcgttaatgagaagcttttatggCCATATAAATATCTATGACTTGTTTTTTtaccacaagttttaaaagtttTATTATTCTTAAACTTTGTGCCAATTCAAACTTTATCACATAAAGTGAAACATAGGGAGTAATAATTTTGAACATATAATTTCAAAAGTGTAATGAGTTCATGGTGAGACTTAAAGGCTAAATCCGTCAAATATAAATTTTGAATCCATCTCTTTATAATAATGCACCCATTTTCTTGAAATCCTAAATACGCCTTTGTCTGAGATCATAATCTTTAACAACCGGAGTAttatgattttctttttttgggtTTCCTTTAAGTATTCGGCATCAAAGTTCACTAGCTTAATTAATTCGGATTCTACTAGGAAGGTCTACTAAAAGAAAAGTAAAGCACCTTATTCTAAAAATTACTATTCTCAAGGATCCAACTCGAAATTTCTCATTTACTGTAAGCGAGCGGATTCCTGCCATCCTAGTAGATGTCACAATGATCATTGTATTATTTTTGCATCATATAACAATACATATATTATTATTTGCCACACAACAATCTTTATAATTAATGAACCAAACAAACCcctatattaaaaaaaaaggtGAAAGAAGTGAAAGTTTTGTTTTCTAATATTAAATTCTTTAATAATCCACAAATCAACATGTGCCGCACGCCTCCTTAACAAATTCAGAAACCAATTGACAATAGCACTTGTCCTTTGTAACCTGGAAATAAATGAGAACAATGCATTTTATTTTCGATCATCTAAATTAAAACGGAGAAGAAAAGTTTTCAATCACACAATCCCCTTGTAATTATTAAACAATTCATAAATTTTAACAACCTATTAAAACTTTTTTTGGGTAAACAATATCGGATAAGAGACGGTCTCAGAGTATATAATTGACTTTGATTTTTTCCCCTAAACGAACTTGTGTAAAATATTCATAGACATCCCTCTAAAGAAGGCATATTAAAAAATCCCTATTTTTCTCCGCGGGCGGCGCTTGGGCACCTCCCTTCCCTATAAGTGTTATTCTCTTTGCTTTCTGTCACCGCACACAACTAACAACCCAACTTGTCTAAATTCCCATTAAACAATAGGAGGAGTAGTTAACACATAAAAAGTCATTTGGAATTTCAATCATAAATGCAAATGTTTGAAGATGCTGTATGAGAGTCAAGAGATGCGAATGAGAATGGAAGTTGGAAAACAACAACCGTTTGAAAGGAAGAGTAGGAGAACAACAAGTAGAAGAAGTACGATAACTATCGTAGAAGAagtagatgaagaagaagaaaggcttGAGATTGTGGATCTAAGTGGAATGTCTATGGAGTCTCTTCCCGTCAATCCATCAATCAATTTGGGAGCTATCTGCAAATTGGACCTCTCCAAAAATAATCTTCAGGTTAGTCTGAAAATATTATTTACATGTGTTTGGTGCTGTGAAAatgattttttgaaaatattctcTCTcagatattttttttaataattttgtgGAAAGTGAAAATTATTTGATTTggattttttcttaaattaaaGATTGATAATATGTTAGCAAATGGGAGAGCGATTTGATGCATTTCTTGAGTAAATATGATAGTTCTAACTTCTAAGTATCTCTAGTGATGAGATAATTgtaaaagaaaaaatttccaccgaaTAAGTGAAGTCTAAACTTTTTTTTTCCTATAAACAAAGTGACGTCTAAATTTTTTTTCCCTGATAAATAAATACTAAAGGATGacttattttctgaaaaatatttctCCATACTAAACACGCCCCTTGTATCTTCCATTTTCAATTGCTTTTGGTTCCTTTTTTCTGCATGTGTTTGATTATGTTAAATTTCTTCAGTTTTTATGAGAAGAAAATAGTTATTTTTGCCTTTGTCCATTTTATATAACGAGATTACAATGAATTAGAAAGTcaacaaataattttcttttattaaattgtgaattataaGCAATTCCGATTAATCATACTTTTAATTTGTGTATCTTTTTAAGTATGTAGTTAACGTTTGTATTGcggaaaaaaaataaaaccaagGTATATTCGAAGTTCAAATGTTTTTAACTTTGATACCGTAAAATAACCGGAAAATGGCCAAAAATATCCTTGAACTATTCGAAATAGTTCAAAAATATCCTCCGTTTATTTTTGGTGCCAAAAATATCTCTGCCGTCTATGGTTTGGACCACAAATGCCCCTAAACCGTTAGTCTTGCCATTGGAGCTGACATGGTAGTCCAACTAGGTTAGATTTACTTACATGTCCATCCATCTAAGCAATCCAGCATGACAAATTATTTTTtcgaaaaaattatttttccgattttttttattaaaatacaaaatcaacatttattcccaaaaaagtaaaaaatattcagaaaaataatttattttgaattttttttattaaaatacaaaataaacaCTTATTccgaaaaatagtaaaaaaatttcagaaaaattatttatttattaaaatattatatataacatacaaaataaATTATTTTGGAGCGTGCTTTAATATATTGTTCcagaatttttttacttttttcggaATAAGTGTTCGACcgtgaaaattttaaatttcacTTAAAGTTAAATTTCAGAATTTTTGAAAATTAGAAAACTCCAAAAATTATAAGAACTTCGGATGAACCAATTGATACTTACATTAGAGGTGTGCCTTTTGTGAAGCTATAACTGATAAGTATCTAAAAATTTAGATCAAGTTAATCATAAATTCACAAAAGAAAACAATGGAGTTTTTTTAATCAAATCATAAAGCCCAATCAAGAataattttttcggaattttttttactatttttggaATAAGTGTTGATTTTGTATGTTAATAAAAAAATTCTGAAATAAATAGTTTTTCTgaatattttttacttttttcgaaataaatgttgattttgtattttaataaaaaatttcggAAAAATAGTTTTTCCGAAAAATTAGTTTTGCCATGCTAGATTGCTTAGGTGGATGACCATGTAAGCAAATCTAACCTAGTTGGACTGCCATGTCAGCTCCAATGGCAAGACTAACGGTTTAGGGGCATTTGTGGTCCAAAATATAGACGGCAGAGATATTTTTGGCACAAAAAACAAACATAGAATATTTTAAAGCTATTTCGAATAGTTCAAGGACATTTTTGGCCCTTTTCCGTAAAATAAAATATAGAGCAAAAGACATTCAATGCTCACCTTGACCAATTTGTAGCGGAAGCTATCAATAACGTAATAATCACTTAAGGGAGGTTTGTAACCGAAAATTAGATAATATTACCACGGTGTATTTGGTTTCGAAACTTTCAAATCGACTAAATATTACTCCCtatgtttcaatttagatgatacATTTCCCTTATCGAGAGTCAATTTGCCTAATTTTGAAGCTAAATTGAATTAGTTCAactcaatattttaaaatttaaatttaaatattcAATAACTATACAAAAAGTACTATAAGTTGTAATTTTTCTCATGTCAAtataagaaaaaatattttaaaatattggtCAAACTTCACACAGTAGCGAAATGTGTCatttaaattgaaacggagggagcaGTAACTTCTAGAAAATATAAAATTGGTATGTTAGTataaatttttaatataaattttcattttaatttgattcgcaatttttgttttaattaaaaTCGCTCAAAAACTTCTCCGATCTGAATTGATCAAATTAAATCTTTTAGCTTTAATATTTATCTTTTACTAAAATGACGTTTTAACTATATAAAACCTGGATTGCTTTTCCAATTTATCCGTATTAAGAATTCAATGATATTTGTTCAACTTTTGATTATTAATCTAGGTTTATTTTATTCATATTTCTAAGTATTTATTTTCAATAAGAAAATAAATCAGAAAATTAAGCTTAAATATTATCTGATTGTGACTAATTAATTACTATTGTATTGTTTAATTTTTGGTAGAGTATACCAGAATCTATAACAGCCAGACTGCTCAACTTGGTGGAGTTAGATATGCATTCAAATGAGCTCAAGTCCATTCCCAACTCTATAGGCTGTCTCTCAAAGCTCAAACTTCTCAATGTTTCTGGAAATCTCCTTCTGTCGCTCCCTAAGACTATTGAGAATTGCAGGTTAGTTATATAACAACATTATCTTTTGAGTTTCCCCAtccattccaatttatgtgataAAGATTGATTAGGAACGaagtttaaaaatgaaaaaaagatttTTGATATTTCTGAATTTCCGTGGCTATAAACATTAAAGATAAAATGGGAAGTTAAAGATTAAATTGctattaaatataaaaaatattttttattttttggattaTCTAAAAATAAGAGTAACATATTAATTGGGACTTGATGGAGTATCATATTTACGTGTTTTTCGAGTCATCATGCAATGTTTCATTAACTATGGTTGAAGTAACTAGCTAGGTGCTAAATATGACAGCTTATATATGCGAGTCTAATGTGTTGTTTCTATCAGTGTGGTTTTTTTAATATTATCAATGTGCTTTATGTTTATCTCATGAAGAGTCttaaattattttatgaatttatTCCAACAAATAATTTATCGCTGGTGCCATAGGCAAAATACTATATACTCGTGACCTAATATTTTCTTCTTCCCTCTTACAGATCGTTGGAAGAGTTGATTGCCAACTTCAACATGCTTACTCATTTGCCAGACACCATTGGATTTGAGCTCATAAATCTCAAGAAGCTCTGTGTAAACTCAAATAAACTAGCATACCTTCCTTACTCTACCTCTCACTTAACCAACCTTCGTGTATTAGATGCCAGGCTAAACTGTTTGAGGTCTCTCCCCGATGATCTCGAAAACCTAATCAACCTCGAAATCCTCAATGTTAGCCAAAATTTCCAGTACCTCACAAAGCTACCCTATTCAGTAGGGTTTCTCATTTCCCTGCATGAATTAGATGTTAGCTACAACAAGATCTCAGAGTTACCGGATTCCATTGGATGTCTGAAGAAGCTCCAGAAGCTGAGTGTGGAAGGCAACCGTCTCGTTTCTCCTCCACCGGATGTGGTGGAGAAAGGAATAAATGCAGTGAAGCAATACTTGTGTGAAAAGATAAACGGATTACATGACAAGTCTCCTAAGAAGCAATCTTGGTTTGGGAAGCTAGCTAGGTGCAGCACCTTCAATGGCCCCAACATACCGAGAGATCATGATGGGGACGGGTTTGATAGTCCGAACCGTCGATCTATTGATGCAATTGCCTCTCCGAGATTTTTGGTTATGCTTTCTCCTCGTCGGCTCCTCTCTCCGAAAACCTACTTCTCGAAATAATGAAGTTATTTTGATGCAAGATGTAAACTTGCATTAATTCTTAATTTGCCAAGATTTAGCGAGTTGCAAGGGTGTGATTACGTTGCTCTTGCTTTCTTTCGAGTTTGAAATCGTGTGAGCTTGATGAAgatgtacatatatatattgtGTCATGTATACTTTGAGATCTTGAGATTGTATATTACAGATTTTAGTAGAGTTTGcttttttgatattggggttggaTCTTGTTAAAAGCTCAAGGGTTCAGGGTCCATCGGATGAGTATGTGTACGAATAGAAACACATTTGATTCTGGAAAAGGATAGTTTTATTTTAAGACATTTCGCCGTTACATCTAATAATAAGTGCTCCACTGTTTTGCTTTACATCATTACATGTTCTATGCTCTTTATACCTCCTAATGTAATGAGAATTGCTTGCAATAGtatctctttctttctttatatTTGTGTTGTAAACTAAGCTTGGTTAATCGCCATTTCATTCACTTAAGGTACCACGAGAGTATATCGTAATTAGGTGACAAATGGGACTTCAAAGTACAATGAGAAAGAAGATGCTGTGCGGGGAATTATGGAAAATATACAAGAACGATGATATTTACTTTTGAGTATATGATTGACTCAATGCCTAAACCGAAGAACCGTGCCGAAGAATACATAGTAACTCACAACTCTTCACATGTCACATATCATCTTCAATCTTGCTTTCGATGAAAACATAATTTCCCAACTGAATAACAATCATACGTATGAAAAACAAGATTCAATGATTAGTCACAGAACTAAAATTTCACTACTTCAAACTAAAATATAAACGTGCAACATGTCGAGGGGTATACCGACGAAACACGTGTGATCTTCCCTCGCTTAACCTCAGATCGCCTCTAAATCCTGTACCTGATACATCAAAGGAGCGGTGTGAATCATTGACTCAGAGAGGGATTGTCACGCCCCAGgggaccggcgctcaaccgagataTCTCAGTCAAGCAAGCCTACCTGATGTCTACTGCCTCACATTGTTCATGAATGATTCAAGAATAAATGACAAGAGATAGGCAATGAGAGGATAAGAGGTACAATATCATATTTCATTACTTAAATGAGCTTCATTGATAATTACCAAAAGATTACATGTTCACATTTACAAGTGAAAACATCCGATAACTACAACAacattttttaatttgttttcccCCTTTCAAAACACATCCTACAGCATATCTACGGAGCTTCTAAGTAAACAAGAGATTAATATGAAATTTTCTGGTGACAAggccccagctatacctcaaattAAAATATAATGTACACGAATCAAAATGACACAAGGCCCCAATATGAAGTAGGCCCCAGTACCTGCCGGTTCGACATTAAAAAGCGGGGAGCCCGCCAAAAAGGTTGAAGTTAAATAGCAAACACCGATGTCGATCCCGACCGGACCGTAGGGACAAAAAGTCGATGAGGAAGATGATTACACAATTCCTAGATCGTTTATAGCTCCTGATGATATTGATGGCACCAAATCTACGGGCGAAGAACTGAAGCAAGTTATATTGACTGAACACCTGCCGGATCGAAAGGTATACTTGGGCATGGGGTTGACCCCTGGGCTTAGGAAATAACTCATTAGTTTCCTTAAAATTAACATATCTTGTTTTGCCCAGTCTTATCTTGATATGATAGGGATCCCGCCGGAGATAACCACTCACAAGCTGAGTTTGGATCCGAAGTTCCACCCGGTTAAACAGAAGAGGAGGACTCAGTTCGAAGTCAAACATGCCTTTATCAAAGACGAagtatctaaactccttaaaaatCTGTTCCATTCAGGAAGTTAAATACCCGGACTggttagctaacgtagtggtagtgcctaaaaaggaaaattcaagaatatacgtagattacaaagacttgaacaaggcatgccctaaggactcttttcctttgcttaaCATCAATCGCTTGTTATTCTGGTTAAGCCTGAGGTTTGGCCAGGGGCATCAGAGAAGGACTAGAAGAGGCGTGAGAGGTTCAATAGGtatagtgtcacgacccgaacTTTCCATCCTCGgtagtcgtgatgacgcctactagtgaaagctaggcaagccaaccaattgaattatttaccttgtttccattCTAAATCCATTAAGAATTAAGAACCAACAGTTATCAATCAACAAAATTTACTAAGCGGAAGATTAAATTTTAAGTTTAATAATACTACAAATAccattccataacaaatctacccaagactggtgtcacaacttcacaaacTGTCTagaagtactacaaataaaggtctgaaagaaataaatacaacactgtctctggaaatacgtgaaagaaataggaatagtagatagaaggagacgccaaagcctgcgaacgcctgcaggactacttcGGGTCGCCTaatgaacaagaaacaacaatctcactgcggtccgaaatcTACaatactgggatctgcacaaaagagtgcagagtgtagtatcagcaaaaccgaccccatgtgttggtaaatgCCTagccaaatctcgacgaagtagtgatgaggctaggaccagactaccaaataaacctgtgcagttaaatcatatacaacaaaaatagaagcagataattacgactaaagttgggcgggggaaacatgttgcggggagtaacagataacaacagaacaacagtagagaaatgtaaggaatgctataaatcaattaccagcaaagataaggaaataagaagaacaagtacacatgtaatactgtcacaggcatgcaactcgatcccatcTCATATAGTACTATTGTCggcgtacaacccgctcccatttcatattgtACCATTGCAGATgtgcaacccgctctcatttcatatattactgttgcaggtgtgcaacccactcccatttcatataattaccattgcaggcgtgcaacccgctcccatttcatatatttccgttgcaggcgtgcaacccgctcccttttCATATGTTAACgatgcaggtgtgcaacccgctcccatttcatatgttaCTGTTGCAGGCGTGCGACCCGCTCCCTTTTCATTTATAAATACCAATCATAacagaatcccggcaagggaacaatagtataacaataacatcccagcaagggaataatactataacaacaacatccggcaagggaacaataatataacaacaacatcccagcaagggaacaacaatatgacaacaacatcccga encodes the following:
- the LOC104228134 gene encoding plant intracellular Ras-group-related LRR protein 6-like; translated protein: MLYESQEMRMRMEVGKQQPFERKSRRTTSRRSTITIVEEVDEEEERLEIVDLSGMSMESLPVNPSINLGAICKLDLSKNNLQSIPESITARLLNLVELDMHSNELKSIPNSIGCLSKLKLLNVSGNLLLSLPKTIENCRSLEELIANFNMLTHLPDTIGFELINLKKLCVNSNKLAYLPYSTSHLTNLRVLDARLNCLRSLPDDLENLINLEILNVSQNFQYLTKLPYSVGFLISLHELDVSYNKISELPDSIGCLKKLQKLSVEGNRLVSPPPDVVEKGINAVKQYLCEKINGLHDKSPKKQSWFGKLARCSTFNGPNIPRDHDGDGFDSPNRRSIDAIASPRFLVMLSPRRLLSPKTYFSK